GTGCCAAGTTTGAGCGAAACTGAACTTGAACGGAAAGTTAGAAAAGCCGTCGAACAAGTTGTTGACCCAGAAACTGGTTTAACTTTCGGCCAGATGAAAATGATCACGGGAGTTAAAGAAGAAGAACCTGGAGTCGTAAAGATAGATTTTGTTCCTTCAAGTCCTTTCTGCCCGATAGCTTTCAAGCTTGCTCAGGACATAAAGAATCAAGCGTTAAAGGTTGAAGGCGTAAAGAAGGCGTTTGTCTACTGTCATGGCCATACTATGGAAGAGGCAATAAATAAAATGGTTAATAAGTAGTTAACTGCTAAAGCTGTTAGGCTGGTTTTAATGAGTGAAAAACGTTTCTTATGCGTTGGAGAACACGAAATCTACTGTTGCGGAGCCAGAGTAAGAATTAAGGATGGAAAAGTTGAGGTATTATCTAAACCTCGCATAGTTTACTGTCCGTTGCATGAGGTGCTTTATGGAACGAAAACAATAGATGAAAACGCTGTGAAAAAAAGCGTTGAAATGAAAATTGCTGGTTTCGGATTTTGTTGTGAGAACAGAGTGTTCCGTGATGATATGGTTGTTCCGTATGGAAGTTCGGAAATAATTCGGGTGTGTATGGAAAGGAAAGCAGTTGACTGTGCAGTAACGGTTTGCGAAGGAGCTGGAACGGTTATAACGGCTAATCCGAGGCTTGTTCAGGCAATAGGAGCAAGATTAACTGGAATAATAAGGACGTCTCCTATTAAGGGAATAATTGAACATGTTAAAGCTGAAAGAGGAATAATTTTAGATGAGAAAAAGGCTGAAATTAACCAAGCGAAGGGCGTTGAGAAAGCGGCTAATTTAGGATATAAACGAATAGCAGTAACCGTTGCCAGCTTCCTCTCAGAAGAGATGAAAGAAATTAGGAAAATAGAAAAAGAAAAGAATGTTAAAGCGGCCATTTTTTCCATATGCAACACATGCGCAACTGAAAAGGATGTTAACCGCATCTTAGCTTACGCAGATATTGCTTGTGCAAGTGCCTCTAGGCTGATAAGGGAAAAAGTCGGCTCAAAGGCTCTGATGCAGCTAGGCGTAACCATACCCGTTTTCGCCTTAACAAATTTTGGAAAAGATTTAATGCTAACCTACCTCGCCAATTTTAATGAAAAACTAGTAGTATTTAGAACAAAGAAACTGCCATACCTGGTTAAGGGAAAGGGACCGAAAATTGAAGGTTAAAGTGAAGTACTTCACCTTCCTACGTGAACTGATAGGTAGAAGAGAAGAAGAATACGAATTTAAAAAACAACCAACAGTTGAAGAGATAATAAATTTTATTGCAGATAAGTATGGAAAGGAAGCCAAAGAATATTTATTTGAAAAAGATGGAAAATTAAAAGAGGTTCTGAGCTTTTTGGTTAACGGAAAAAGCATAACAAGCCTAAATGGTCCTAAAACAAAATTAGCAGACGGAGACGTTTTAGCTATAATACCTCCGGTTGGAGGAGGCTAAAAACTACTTTACATCTGCAGAATAGACAAGATTGGTGGGGCTGGGGAGATTTGAACTCCCGTCCCGAGAGCCCGAGTCTCGGAGCCTAGACCAAGCTAGCCGACAGCCCCATATACTTTCAAGTGAACAGCCCAATTTATGAGTTTTACTTATCCAAACTTCTTTAGGTTTCATAACTTTTATAGCGTGCTCGTAGATAAATTAGCGTCAATTCAGCTTTGGGTGAAAACATGAACTTGAATGCCTTAGAGCTGCTGGCTTATAATCCCCATAGATGGCTTAACGAAGTTCTAAACAAGATAGGCTGGGGTCTAACAGTTCTGGCAATAATACTGTTTTACTTGATAAACTTGATAATCCTTTCAATATTCCTCTACATGGCGGGCTTAACGGTTGTCGGCAAGAGAAAAGCTACTTTCGGCGACGCCTTCAAGATTTCTCTTCTTGGAACTTTTCTAGGAGGCTTAATAAGCGGACTAATATCCTACTTCGTTCCAGTTTTGGGATTAATCGTCTACATTCTCGTATGGCTTGCCTTAATTAAGCATTATTTTGAAACTGGATGGCTTGGAGCCTTAGCAGTTGCCATTTTAGCATTAATAGTGGCGATAGTTCTTATGGTGTTAATCTCCCTGATTTTGGCCATCCCCCTGATCCTAATTGAAGTTTTCAAAGGAGGTATAGGCTTCATTACAGCGTTTGTCTGAGAGAGAGCCAAAATGGACGCAAAAATAAAAACAGCGCTGCTTGGCTTGGCTTTCATCTCATGCCTAACACTGGCCTATCTTGAAAATACCATCTTCTTTAATTCATTAGAGGAAATATTTGCCAACCCGCTTCTATCGGTAGGCATGGTATTCATCCACAACGTTTTAGTCATCTCGCTAATCCTGTTAGGCATGACCTTCTACGTTGAGGTTGTGCTAAACTTTCTTCCAAAACGTGAAATTGAACACGTAGTACTTGACCACCCTAAGATCTTTGCATTGATATTCACGGCAGTTATACTTCTAA
The Candidatus Bathyarchaeota archaeon DNA segment above includes these coding regions:
- a CDS encoding iron-sulfur cluster assembly protein; translated protein: MSETELERKVRKAVEQVVDPETGLTFGQMKMITGVKEEEPGVVKIDFVPSSPFCPIAFKLAQDIKNQALKVEGVKKAFVYCHGHTMEEAINKMVNK
- a CDS encoding DUF2099 family protein — encoded protein: MSEKRFLCVGEHEIYCCGARVRIKDGKVEVLSKPRIVYCPLHEVLYGTKTIDENAVKKSVEMKIAGFGFCCENRVFRDDMVVPYGSSEIIRVCMERKAVDCAVTVCEGAGTVITANPRLVQAIGARLTGIIRTSPIKGIIEHVKAERGIILDEKKAEINQAKGVEKAANLGYKRIAVTVASFLSEEMKEIRKIEKEKNVKAAIFSICNTCATEKDVNRILAYADIACASASRLIREKVGSKALMQLGVTIPVFALTNFGKDLMLTYLANFNEKLVVFRTKKLPYLVKGKGPKIEG
- a CDS encoding MoaD family protein produces the protein MKVKVKYFTFLRELIGRREEEYEFKKQPTVEEIINFIADKYGKEAKEYLFEKDGKLKEVLSFLVNGKSITSLNGPKTKLADGDVLAIIPPVGGG